In Saccharolobus solfataricus, a genomic segment contains:
- a CDS encoding MarR family transcriptional regulator, whose protein sequence is MGSKDKVISILKEKGPISQTELSKLSGLSKSRLSEVLSELEKQGIVKRRKVLGKNLEVSLSQDRFLRLGIIRAAEYPFIIPFIKNLENRGYSVTVKIYENGIDLTRDLVEAKLDLGLSPIITQIIFSTIYRNIRIIGGGAKGGGGIIGKTCNRIASTVMSSMEIWAFSEFKNIEIIPSYSSYEMLDFLEKGIVDGIAIWEPFLSILERKGHKVHRFTPLHCCTLAVRETMDWERIKNIYEESFSWFKSSIDRWVSSYSNLLNIDYNILKEASKNYEFDYYLDLKEFKNSLKNTGIFIPI, encoded by the coding sequence ATGGGCAGTAAAGATAAAGTTATATCTATATTGAAGGAAAAAGGTCCTATATCCCAAACTGAATTAAGTAAACTTTCTGGATTATCGAAGAGCAGATTATCTGAAGTCTTATCCGAACTTGAGAAACAAGGTATAGTAAAAAGGAGGAAGGTTTTAGGAAAAAACCTTGAGGTAAGTTTATCTCAAGATAGATTTTTGAGATTGGGAATTATAAGAGCTGCAGAATATCCATTTATAATTCCATTTATTAAAAACTTGGAAAATAGAGGATATAGCGTTACTGTTAAAATTTATGAAAATGGAATTGATCTAACTAGGGATTTAGTTGAAGCAAAGTTAGATTTAGGCCTATCCCCGATCATAACGCAAATAATATTTTCGACGATATATCGGAATATAAGAATTATTGGGGGAGGCGCTAAAGGGGGAGGTGGTATTATAGGCAAAACTTGTAACAGAATTGCATCAACTGTAATGTCAAGTATGGAAATATGGGCGTTTAGTGAATTCAAGAATATTGAAATCATTCCATCTTATAGTTCATATGAAATGTTAGACTTTCTTGAAAAAGGGATAGTAGATGGTATAGCAATTTGGGAACCTTTTTTGTCAATTTTAGAGAGGAAGGGACATAAGGTACATAGATTTACACCATTACACTGTTGTACTTTAGCAGTAAGGGAAACTATGGATTGGGAGAGAATAAAGAATATTTATGAAGAATCGTTTAGCTGGTTTAAATCTTCCATAGATAGATGGGTTTCAAGTTATTCAAACTTACTTAATATTGATTATAATATTCTAAAAGAAGCATCAAAAAATTATGAATTCGATTATTACCTCGACCTTAAGGAGTTCAAAAACTCATTAAAAAATACTGGTATTTTTATACCAATTTAG